A DNA window from bacterium contains the following coding sequences:
- a CDS encoding fused response regulator/phosphatase, giving the protein MARAPGLWPLHCTGVSAPPAAQRLLIVDDEEPLAKVVARMLRSRGFESDIALTAAQARQRFEAADYALALLDVRLPDESGYGLLEEVRRRCPDTAVVMITGVDDPELGRAALEHGAYAYLVKPVGTTELYLAVVNALRRRSLELDYRANLKRLESMVGERAEQMRRAAELQSGMLPPSPFKEDGFELAAHFAAAREISGDFYDWYRPSPGLLTFTLGDVMGKGLPAALMMATARAALRGSAGVAEIAAGIKLAADVMAAALEANHAYVTVFHGVFDPGTGELHYVDAGHGHARLLRGATGQETLPHRSAPIGIFPDSQIAVGTATLSRGDALVVFSDGLLDLRPDLATKDVQLPYEARRAQTAQEMVDILAHGSRDRELFDDVTVLALRRL; this is encoded by the coding sequence ATGGCACGGGCTCCGGGATTGTGGCCTCTACACTGCACGGGCGTGAGCGCTCCACCCGCGGCCCAGCGCCTGCTCATAGTCGACGATGAGGAGCCCCTGGCGAAGGTCGTGGCGCGCATGCTGCGCAGCCGCGGGTTCGAATCCGACATCGCGCTGACGGCCGCGCAAGCTCGGCAGCGCTTCGAGGCCGCCGACTACGCCCTCGCCCTCCTCGACGTGCGACTGCCCGACGAATCCGGGTATGGGCTGCTGGAAGAGGTGCGCCGCCGGTGTCCGGACACCGCGGTCGTGATGATCACGGGCGTCGACGATCCCGAACTGGGCAGGGCCGCCCTCGAGCATGGAGCCTACGCCTACCTGGTCAAGCCGGTCGGTACGACGGAGCTGTACCTCGCCGTGGTCAACGCGCTGCGCCGTCGCAGCCTCGAGCTCGACTATCGCGCCAACCTGAAGCGCCTCGAATCGATGGTCGGCGAGCGCGCCGAGCAGATGCGGCGCGCAGCCGAGCTGCAGTCGGGCATGCTGCCGCCATCCCCCTTCAAGGAGGACGGGTTTGAGCTGGCCGCGCACTTCGCCGCGGCGCGCGAGATCAGCGGCGACTTCTACGACTGGTACCGCCCCAGCCCGGGCCTCCTCACCTTCACTCTCGGCGACGTGATGGGCAAGGGCCTGCCGGCGGCCCTGATGATGGCGACGGCGCGTGCCGCCCTTCGCGGGTCGGCCGGCGTCGCGGAGATAGCCGCCGGCATCAAACTGGCCGCTGACGTCATGGCCGCGGCGTTGGAGGCCAACCACGCTTACGTGACCGTCTTCCACGGCGTTTTCGATCCGGGCACCGGCGAGCTGCACTACGTCGATGCGGGGCACGGACACGCGAGGCTGTTGCGAGGTGCGACCGGGCAGGAGACGCTGCCCCACCGGAGCGCGCCGATCGGCATCTTTCCAGACAGTCAGATCGCCGTCGGCACGGCCACGCTCAGCCGGGGCGATGCGCTGGTCGTGTTCTCGGATGGACTGCTCGACCTGCGGCCGGACCTGGCGACCAAGGATGTGCAGCTGCCTTACGAGGCGCGCCGCGCCCAGACGGCGCAGGAGATGGTGGACATCCTGGCCCACGGCTCCCGAGATCGCGAGCTTTTCGACGATGTGACGGTGCTCGCCCTGCGACGGCTTTAG
- a CDS encoding response regulator — protein MTVARRVEPDSEATPRVSPTHHDVVLVVDDDEQVLRLVKRVLERAGFECVPVADGQAAHDAAVAWRPDIILLDLMLGATTGDQILTELRGDFRTRLIPVVFLTVRASLKDKVEHLLAGADDYVTKPFIPEELVARLRAVMSRSTTTRDLNPLTGMSGNSDILREISRRLAQRERFAVLYPDIDAFKSYNDHYGFLRGDDVIKSLATIILEVLEENYSPQHFAGHVGGDDFVILTDPGLAESIAAEVTSRFDAAVPALYDPQDRERGWIEFEERTGNKVRTALVSLSIGIVIAEPGSYNSAAALASRAAEVKGVAKRMPGSKWVLDRRRAPERLGNER, from the coding sequence GTGACCGTAGCGAGAAGGGTGGAGCCTGACAGCGAAGCCACTCCCCGAGTCTCACCGACACACCACGACGTCGTGCTCGTGGTCGATGACGACGAGCAGGTGTTGCGGCTGGTCAAGCGAGTGCTGGAGCGTGCCGGCTTTGAGTGCGTGCCGGTGGCGGACGGACAGGCCGCACACGACGCGGCGGTGGCATGGCGACCGGACATCATCCTCCTCGACCTGATGCTCGGTGCAACCACCGGGGATCAGATCCTGACCGAACTGCGGGGCGACTTTCGCACCCGCCTGATACCGGTCGTCTTCCTGACCGTGCGCGCGTCGCTCAAGGACAAGGTGGAGCATCTGCTCGCCGGCGCCGACGACTACGTCACCAAACCCTTCATCCCCGAAGAGCTCGTCGCCCGCCTCCGCGCAGTGATGAGCCGCTCGACCACCACCAGGGATTTGAACCCGCTCACCGGCATGAGCGGGAACAGCGACATCCTGCGAGAGATCAGCCGCCGCCTCGCCCAGCGCGAGCGGTTCGCCGTCCTGTATCCGGACATCGACGCGTTCAAGAGCTATAACGACCACTACGGGTTTCTGCGCGGCGACGACGTGATCAAGTCGCTGGCGACGATCATCCTCGAGGTGCTCGAGGAGAACTACTCGCCGCAGCATTTCGCCGGACACGTCGGCGGCGACGACTTCGTGATCCTCACCGATCCCGGTCTCGCGGAGTCGATCGCGGCCGAGGTCACCAGCCGCTTCGACGCCGCCGTGCCTGCCCTGTACGACCCGCAGGACCGCGAACGCGGCTGGATCGAGTTCGAGGAGCGCACCGGCAACAAGGTGCGCACGGCGCTGGTGTCGCTATCGATCGGCATCGTGATCGCCGAGCCCGGCAGCTACAACAGCGCCGCGGCGCTCGCCTCTCGCGCGGCCGAGGTCAAGGGCGTCGCCAAGCGCATGCCGGGCTCGAAATGGGTGTTGGACCGCCGCCGTGCGCCGGAGCGCCTGGGGAACGAGCGTTGA
- a CDS encoding anti-sigma factor antagonist — protein MEVQSRQADNGVTVIAPTGRLDVAGAPTLKDAISEAVRNGQPRLVIDMEGVSFVDSTGLGSVIAALKQVRGSKGDLRLAAPNQQVRVVLELTTLDRVFPYYATVEDALAGF, from the coding sequence CTGGAGGTGCAGAGCCGGCAGGCCGACAACGGCGTGACGGTGATCGCGCCGACCGGTCGCCTGGACGTCGCCGGGGCTCCGACGTTGAAAGACGCGATCAGCGAGGCCGTCAGAAACGGCCAGCCGCGCTTGGTCATCGACATGGAAGGCGTGAGCTTTGTCGACAGCACGGGCCTCGGCTCGGTGATCGCCGCGTTGAAGCAGGTGCGCGGCTCCAAGGGCGATCTCCGGCTCGCGGCTCCTAACCAGCAGGTGAGGGTGGTCCTGGAGCTGACCACGCTCGACCGCGTGTTCCCGTACTACGCCACGGTCGAGGACGCCCTCGCTGGATTCTGA
- a CDS encoding ATP-binding protein → METLHRSIDRMREVSGRAADDRSLMLFETALAEIGANVLTHGLPAGTEHPVEYVLRLDQGTALASFIDRGPPVHNHHTRAMPAPSSEAGRGLAIARSLLDELGYQRDGEMNRWQLVKRL, encoded by the coding sequence TTGGAAACGCTGCACCGGTCGATCGATCGGATGCGCGAAGTCTCCGGCCGGGCGGCCGACGACCGCAGTCTCATGCTCTTCGAGACCGCGCTCGCCGAGATCGGCGCCAACGTGCTCACCCACGGCCTGCCCGCGGGCACCGAGCATCCGGTGGAATACGTCCTCCGCCTCGATCAGGGCACCGCGCTCGCTTCGTTCATCGATCGAGGGCCGCCCGTTCATAATCACCACACTCGCGCCATGCCGGCGCCGTCGAGCGAGGCGGGGCGTGGCCTCGCGATCGCGCGCTCGCTGCTCGACGAGCTGGGCTATCAGCGCGACGGCGAGATGAACAGATGGCAACTGGTCAAGCGGCTGTGA